Proteins from one Fragaria vesca subsp. vesca linkage group LG6, FraVesHawaii_1.0, whole genome shotgun sequence genomic window:
- the LOC101302285 gene encoding putative pentatricopeptide repeat-containing protein At3g08820-like encodes MTALGSRACLAISKALETKHRLIEGFTSFKQLKHAHARLLRLGLDQDNHLLTLLLRSAFDFRQTNYALLVFHRTAEPNVYLFNTIIRGLVSHECWEDAIRLYGSMRTEGLFPDSYTFPFVLKACARRLDLQIGLSVHTLVVKTGFDFDVYVKTSLLCLYAKCGYMEHAHKVFDDLPEKSVVSWTAIVSGYIGAGKFREAIDAFLRLLEMGLRPDSLSLVRAISACSQLGDLRSGEWIDDYITEIGMARNVFVATSLVDLYAKCGNMEKARFVFDGIAEKDVVVWSSMIQGYALNGLPKEAVDLFFQMQKENLKPDCYAMVGVLSACARLGALGLGEWASNLVDRNEIFNNPVLGTALIDMYAKCGSIVQAWEVFKGMKKKDHVVWNAAMSGLAMNGHVKAVFGLFGQVEKYGVRATGNTFMGLLCGCCHAGLVDEGRSYFNSMTRVYSLTPTIEHYGCMVDLLGRAGLLDEAYDLINSMSMKANSVVWGALLGGCRLHRDTQLAELALKQLIELEPWNSAHYVLLSNVYSASQKWDEAANIRSRMNEQGLQKIPGCSWIEVNGVVHEFLVGDKSHELSDKIYAKLNELAKDLKAAGYIPTTDFVLFDIEEEEKEHFLGCHSEKLAIAFALIATAPQDTIRVSKNLRVCGDCHQAIKLISKITSREIIVRDNNRFHRFIDGTCSCRDYW; translated from the coding sequence ATGACTGCCTTGGGCAGCAGAGCCTGCCTTGCAATCTCCAAGGCTTTGGAGACCAAGCACCGCCTTATTGAAGGCTTCACCTCCTTCAAGCAGCTCAAGCATGCCCACGCTCGTCTCCTCCGCCTCGGCCTCGACCAAGACAACCACCTCCTCACCTTGCTCCTGCGCTCCGCCTTCGATTTCCGGCAGACCAACTACGCCCTTCTTGTCTTTCACCGCACCGCAGAGCCCAACGTTTATCTATTCAACACCATTATCCGCGGATTGGTTTCGCACGAATGTTGGGAAGATGCAATCAGATTATACGGTTCAATGCGGACCGAGGGGCTGTTCCCGGACAGCTATACATTCCCTTTTGTTTTGAAGGCGTGCGCGAGGCGTTTGGACTTGCAAATAGGGTTGAGTGTTCATACGCTTGTTGTGAAGACGGGTTTTGACTTTGATGTGTATGTGAAAACTAGTTTGCTCTGCTTGTATGCGAAATGTGGGTATATGGAGCATGCGCATAAGGTGTTTGATGATTTGCCTGAGAAGAGTGTGGTGTCTTGGACTGCTATTGTTTCTGGATACATTGGAGCTGGGAAGTTTAGGGAAGCTATTGATGCGTTTTTGAGGTTGTTGGAGATGGGTTTGAGGCCTGATAGTCTTAGCCTTGTACGGGCTATATCCGCGTGTAGTCAGTTGGGGGATTTACGGAGTGGGGAGTGGATAGATGATTACATTACGGAGATTGGGATGGCGAGGAATGTGTTTGTGGCTACTTCTTTGGTTGATTTGTATGCCAAGTGTGGTAACATGGAGAAAGCGCGTTTTGTATTTGATGGAATAGCTGAGAAGGATGTAGTTGTTTGGAGTAGTATGATTCAGGGGTATGCATTGAATGGGCTTCCTAAAGAAGCGGTAGATCTCTTCTTTCAAATGCAGAAGGAGAATTTGAAACCGGATTGTTATGCTATGGTTGGGGTGCTTTCTGCTTGTGCTAGATTAGGAGCTCTAGGGCTAGGGGAGTGGGCTAGCAATTTGGTGGACAGGAATGAGATTTTTAATAACCCTGTTCTTGGTACAGCTTTGATCGACATGTATGCGAAATGTGGGAGCATCGTCCAAGCTTGGGAAGTCTTTAAAGGGATGAAGAAGAAAGATCATGTGGTTTGGAATGCAGCTATGTCGGGATTAGCTATGAACGGACATGTCAAAGCTGTGTTCGGGCTATTTGGACAAGTTGAGAAATATGGAGTTAGAGCTACTGGGAACACTTTCATGGGATTGCTTTGTGGATGTTGTCATGCTGGTCTGGTTGATGAAGGTCGTAGCTATTTCAATAGCATGACTAGAGTCTATTCCTTGACTCCTACGATTGAGCATTATGGATGTATGGTGGATCTTCTTGGCCGTGCAGGTTTGTTGGATGAAGCTTACGATTTGATTAATAGTATGTCGATGAAAGCGAACTCTGTTGTTTGGGGAGCATTGTTAGGTGGATGCAGGCTGCATCGGGATACTCAATTGGCTGAACTTGCACTAAAACAACTCATTGAGCTGGAACCATGGAACTCAGCACATTATGTTCTCCTCTCAAATGTTTACTCTGCAAGTCAGAAATGGGACGAGGCAGCCAACATTAGATCAAGAATGAATGAGCAAGGACTCCAGAAAATCCCCGGCTGCAGCTGGATCGAAGTAAACGGGGTTGTCCATGAATTCCTCGTGGGAGACAAGTCCCACGAGCTCTCCGACAAGATATACGCGAAACTCAACGAGCTGGCCAAGGACCTCAAAGCAGCTGGTTACATTCCAACCACAGATTTCGTGTTATTCGACATAGAAGAGGAGGAGAAGGAGCATTTCCTCGGCTGCCACAGTGAGAAGCTAGCCATTGCATTTGCTCTAATCGCCACCGCCCCTCAAGACACCATCCGAGTCTCAAAGAACCTCCGCGTATGCGGCGACTGCCACCAGGCCATAAAGCTCATCTCCAAGATCACAAGCAGAGAGATCATTGTTCGAGACAATAACAGATTCCATCGCTTCATTGATGGTACATGTTCATGTAGAGATTACTGGTAA
- the LOC101305771 gene encoding uncharacterized protein LOC101305771 — translation METSSSSQKEKSQAPLKEVVSECVKRWFKDTLKEAKAGDINMQILVGQMYYSGYGVPRDAHLGRVWITRASRTRSSAWKVCEKPPGYNASDSDSDELKGES, via the exons ATGGAGACTTCGAGCAGCTCGCAGAAGGAGAAGAGCCAGGCGCCGCTGAAGGAGGTTGTATCGGAATGCGTGAAGCGGTGGTTCAAGGATACTCTCAAAGAGGCTAAAGCTGGTGATATTAATATGCAGATTTTGGTGGGGCAGATGTACTATAGCGGCTATGGTGTTCCCAGAGATGCCCATTTG GGAAGAGTATGGATCACAAGAGCATCGAGGACGCGGTCTTCGGCTTGGAAAGTTTGTGAAAAGCCACCAG GTTATAATGCAAGTGATTCAGATTCGGATGAATTGAAGGGGGAATCGTAG
- the LOC101296497 gene encoding cationic peroxidase 1-like, with translation MDTPTNFKAFFSFFLLLVGIASAQLSSTFYSSSCPKALATIKSAVDSAVSSEARMGASLLRLHFHDCFVNGCDASVLLDDTANFTGEKTAGANANSLRGFDVVDTIKSQLESLCPGVFSCSDILAVAARDSVVALGGPSWTVQLGRRDSTTASLSAANTNIPAPTLNLSALLTSFSNKGFNAKELVALSGSHTIGQARCTTFRARLYNEANIDSSFATSLKANCPSSGGDANLSPLDVTTPNKFDNAYFKNLVSQKGLLHSDQQLFSGGSTNAQVNAYVSNPGTFSTDFAKAMVKMGNLSPLTGTNGQIRTDCKKVN, from the exons ATGGACACTCCCACAAACTTCAAAGCCTTCTTCTCCTTCTTTTTGCTTCTAGTCGGAATAGCTTCTGCTCAGTTGTCCTCTACTTTCTACTCTAGCTCATGTCCGAAGGCCCTCGCCACCATTAAATCAGCCGTGGACTCGGCTGTTTCGAGCGAGGCTCGCATGGGAGCTTCGTTGCTCCGCCTCCATTTTCATGATTGCTTTGTTAAT GGATGCGATGCTTCTGTACTGTTGGACGACACAGCCAATTTCACCGGCGAGAAGACTGCCGGCGCTAATGCTAATTCTTTGAGGGGATTCGACGTAGTTGACACCATCAAATCTCAACTAGAGAGCTTATGTCCCGGTGTCTTCTCTTGTTCTGATATATTGGCCGTCGCTGCTAGAGACTCTGTTGTTGCC TTGGGTGGACCTAGCTGGACAGTGCAACTGGGAAGAAGAGACTCCACCACGGCGAGTTTAAGTGCTGCTAATACCAACATTCCAGCTCCCACCTTGAATCTTAGTGCTCTACTTACTTCTTTCTCAAACAAGGGCTTCAATGCCAAGGAACTAGTGGCTCTCTCAG GGTCTCACACAATTGGGCAAGCAAGGTGCACAACTTTTAGGGCAAGGCTTTACAATGAAGCCAACATAGACTCCTCATTCGCAACATCTCTAAAAGCAAATTGTCCAAGCAGTGGGGGTGATGCCAACCTTTCCCCGCTCGATGTCACAACTCCAAACAAGTTTGACAATGCTTACTTCAAAAACTTGGTGAGCCAAAAGGGTCTGTTGCACTCCGATCAACAACTCTTTAGCGGTGGTTCAACCAACGCTCAGGTGAATGCTTATGTTAGCAACCCAGGAACTTTCAGCACGGACTTCGCCAAGGCCATGGTGAAGATGGGAAACCTTAGCCCTCTCACTGGCACCAACGGTCAGATTAGGACCGATTGTAAGAAGGTCAACTGA